One stretch of Agelaius phoeniceus isolate bAgePho1 chromosome 15, bAgePho1.hap1, whole genome shotgun sequence DNA includes these proteins:
- the BRD8 gene encoding bromodomain-containing protein 8 isoform X3, producing the protein MAAGPGKHKLLSAGPTEPWSIREKLCLASSVMRSGDQNWVSVSRAIKPFAEPGRPPDWFSQKHCASQYSELLETTETPKRKRGEKGEVVETVEDVIVRKLTAERVEELKKIIKETQEKYRQLKKDAELIQAGHMDSRLEELCNEIMIKKKLEEEEAEVKRKATDAAYQARQAIKNPPRRLTGVMVRSPAGSTSPGGDYSLGDLSQPAGDEASPGVTPGTLPSTPVASFIGIPDTPPGSAPLDAPMTPVTDDSPQKKMLGQKATPPPSPLLSELLKKGSLLPTSPRLVGENEMAVASGHMNSSGVLLEVGSVLPVLHSGEMQSAPGAVPASPAASGAPTLSRLLEAGPAQFTSPLASFSAVASEPPAKLLPPPVEPVSQATIVMMPTLSAPAVVPPAAAAESVATVSQPEACVSMEAVADSHTVTVSMDSSEISMIIDSIKKECLGSGAGSTAGSSKDHCMDGKEDLDLAEKMDIAVSYTGEELDFDTVGNIIAIIEDKVDDHPEVLDAAVVEAALSSFCEDTDDPQTLPGPWEHSIRQEHEKQAQMPQVSVTVKQERLECEEPEAKGIQDLMGISELGSEIKTEIAEQDQSQLGPEETIPATARVTETPELRNQEIEEDQRAAVTSGETSEIKIESSQGDDAVLNPVKTETPPDDDSSPPQVPNVSEDSSQADVQHKFELSESMKEEAQALFRSQMKDGQGEEDDEDGASEAASLEEPKEEDQGEGYLSEMDNEPPVSESDDGFSVHNAPLQSHALADSIPSSPASSQFSVCSEDQEAIQAQKIWKKAIMLVWRAAANHRYANVFLQPVTDDIAPGYHSIVQRPMDLSTIKKNIENGLIRTTAEFQRDIMLMFQNAVMYNSSDHDVYHMAVEMQRDVLEQIQQFLATQLMMQTSESGISAKSLRGRDSTRKQDASEKDSVPMGSPAFLLSLFMGHAWKSELESPIKSDSSDFQSLPDWDSSLDLDVMSWRNTEEEAMGRLEGSSQEADPEMELSEPLWKDDSEDNHEAEEPRENDNLLQFLLEVTQMLESCCIGSTESPQTPWDYRGSVGKQSDGEEMRCQEKTTGTVGSGAEECQLHILAKDEEELCLEREGETEDSPGEPPSDVHSPEMSAQALDQDDSDSSSAASVLDSTGSPNMHLLQPVEWNNPLQHLILKKKLLSIWRMIASHRFSSPFLKPVSEKQAPGYRDVVKRPMDLSSIKRRLSKGHIRSVMQFQCDLMLMFQNAVMYNSSDHHVFHVAVEMQREVLEQLQVLAEALLLSRDRLE; encoded by the exons atggcggcggggccgggga AGCACAAGCTGCTGAGCGCCGGCCCCACCGAGCCCTGGTCCATCCGTGAGAAGCTCTGCCTGGCCTCCTCTGTCATGCGCAGCGGCGACCAGAACTG GGTCTCAGTCAGCAGAGCCATCAAACCTTTTGCAGAGCCAGGACGCCCACCTGACTGGTTTTCCCAAAAG CACTGTGCATCTCAGTACTCAGAGCTCTTGGAGACCACAGAGACCCCAAA AAGAAAACGTGGTGAGAAGGGAGAAGTTGTGGAGACAGTGGAAGATGTTATTGTGCGGAAACTGACTGCAGAGAGGGTTGAGGAGttgaagaaaattattaaagaaacacaggaaaaatacAG GCAACTCAAGAAGGATGCAGAGCTGATCCAGGCCGGACACATGGACAGCAGACTGGAGGAGCTGTGCAATGAGATTATGAT aaagaaaaaactggaagaggaggaggcagaAGTCAAGAGGAAGGCTACAGATGCTGCTTATCAGG CTCGCCAGGCCATTAAGAACCCACCTCGAAGGCTGACGGGGGTGATGGTTCGTTCTCCTGCAGGCTCCACCTCCCCGGGCGGGGATTATTCCCTCGGAGATCTGTCCCAGCCCGCTGGGGATGAGGCCAGCCCAGGG gTCACGCCAGGGACATTGCCCAGCACCCCAGTTGCCTCCTTCATTGGAATCCCTGACAcccctccaggctctgctcccctggaTGCCCCCATGACCCCAGTCACTGATGATTCACCCCAGAAAAAGATGCTAGGACAAAAAGCAACTCCgcctccttcccctctgctctcagagctgctgaagAAGGGCAGTCTTCTGCCCACAAGCCCCAGGCTG GTTGGTGAAAACGAAATGGCAGTGGCTTCTGGTCACATGAACAGCTCTGGAGTGCTGCTGGAGGTAGGAAGTGTCCTGCCAGTGCTGCACAGTGGGGAAATGCAGTCAGCacctggtgctgtccctgcatctcCAGCTGCTTCAG GTGCTCCTACGCTTTCCCGGCTTTTAGAAGCTGGTCCTGCACAGTTCACCTCACCTCTTGCTTCCTTCTCCGCTGTTGCCAGCGAGCCTCCAGCTAAGCTCCTGCCACCCCCCGTAGAGCCTGTGTCCCAGGCCACTATTGTCATGATGCCCACGCTGTCAGCACCAGCCGTtgtgccaccagctgcagctgcagagagcgtaGCCACAG TGAGCCAGCCTGAAGCCTGCGTTTCCATGGAGGCAGTGGCTGATTCCCATACTGTGACAGTGTCCATGGACAGCAGTGAAATATCAATGATCATTGATTCCATCAAGAAAGAGTGCCTGGGttctggggctggcagcactgcaggatctTCCAAAGATCACTGCATGGATGGGAAAGAAGATCTGGATTTGGCTGAAAAAATGGATATTGCAGTGTCCTATACGGGGGAAGAGCTGGACTTTGATACGGTTGGAAATATTATAGCCATCATTGAGGACAAG GTAGACGACCACCCTGAAGTCCTGGATGCAGCAGTTGTTGAAGCTGCTCTGTCTTCTTTCTGTGAAGATACCGATGACCCTCAGACCCTTCCTGGCCCATGGGAGCATTCAATTCGTCAGGAACATGAGAAACAGGCCCAGATGCCACAAGTGTCTGTGACTGTGAAGCAGGAGAGACTGGAGTGTGAGGAGCCAGAGGCAAAGGGAATTCAAGACCTAATGGGCATCAGTGAGCTGGGGTCAGAAATAAAGACTGAAATTGCAGAGCAGGACCAGAGTCAGCTGGGCCCTGAAGAAACCATACCAGCAACTGCAAGAGTGACAGAAACTCCAGAGCTTAGAAACCAAGAGATAGAAGAAGATCAAAGAGCAGCTGTAACATCGGGAGAGACTTCTGAAATCAAAATAGAGTCGTCCCAGGGAGATGATGCAGTGCTCAATCCAGTGAAGACAGAG ACCCCACCTGATGATGATTCATCCCCTCCACAAGTCCCAAATGTGAGTGAAGACTCCTCACAGGCTGATGTTCAGCACAAATTTGAGCTGTCAG AATCAATGAAGGAGGAGGCCCAAGCCCTGTTTAGGAGTCAGATGAAG GATGGGCAGGGtgaggaggatgatgaggacGGTGCCAGTGAGGCTGCCAGTTTGGAGGAGCCCAAAGAAGAAGACCAGGGTGAGGGGTATCTCTCAGAGATGGATAACGAGCCCCCCGTGAGTGAGAGCGACGACGGCTTCAGCGTCCACAACGCGCCCCTGCAGTCGCACGCGCTCGCCGActccatccccagcagcccGGCCTCCTCGCAGTT CTCAGTGTGCAGTGAGGATCAGGAGGCAATACAGGCTCAGAAGATCTGGAAGAAAGCCATCATGCTGgtttggagagcagcagctaATCACAG gtATGCCAATGTCTTCTTACAGCCTGTAACTGATGACATAGCACCAGGCTACCACAGCATCGTGCAGAG GCCAATGGATTTATCTACCATCAAAAAGAACATTGAGAATGGGCTGATCCGAACCACAGCCGAGTTCCAGCGGGACATTATGCTGATGTTTCAGAATGCAGTGATGTACAACAGCTCTGACCATGATGTGTACCACATGGCTGTGGAGATGCAGAGAGATGTCCTGGAGCAGATCCAG CAATTTCTGGCCACACAACTGATGATGCAAACatcagagtcagggatcagtgCAAAGAGCCTGCGGGGGCGAGACTCCACTCGCAAGCAGGATGCTTCAGAGAAG GACAGTGTCCCAATGggctctcctgccttccttctctctctcttt ATGGGCCATGCCTGGAAGTCTGAGTTGGAATCTCCCATTAAGTCAGACAGCAGTGATTTCCAGTCCCTTCCTGACTGGGATTCAAGCTTGGATCTGGATGTGATGAGCTGGAGAAATACTGAAGAGGAGGCCATGGGGAGGCTGGAGGGGAGCAGCCAAGAGGCAGACCCTGAGATGGAGCTGAGTGAGCCTCTCTGGAAGGATGACAGTGAAGACAACCACGAGGCAGAGGAGCCTCGTGAAAACGACAATCTTCTTCAGTTCCTCTTGGAG GTAACCCAGATGTTGGAATCTTGCTGCATTGGCAGCACAGAATCACCACAGACTCCATGGGATTATCGTGGCTCTGTGGGGAAGCAGAGTGATGGGGAGGAAATGAGGTGCCAGGAAAAGACCACAGGAACAGTAGGCTCAGGAGCAGAGGAATGTCAGCTGCACATCCTGGCAAAAGATGAGGAAGAACTCTGCCTGGAAAGAGAG GGAGAGACTGAAGACTCACCTGGAGAACCCCCTTCAGATGTGCACTCACCTGAGATGAGTGCTCAGGCCCTGGATCAAgatgacagtgacagcagctctgcagcctcagtGCTGGACTCCACAGGCTCTCCCAACATGCACCT gctgcagccagTGGAGTGGAATAACCCCCTCCAGCACCTGATCCTCAAAAAAAAGCTCCTGTCCATCTGGAGGATGATAGCCAGCCACAG GTTCAGCAGCCCGTTCCTGAAGCCAGTGTCAGAGAAACAAGCCCCTGGATACAGGGATGTGGTAAAGAG ACCCATGGATTTAAGCAGCATAAAGAGGAGGCTGTCAAAGGGACACATTCGGTCCGTGATGCAGTTCCAGTGTGACCTGATGCTCATGTTCCAGAACGCCGTGATGTACAACAGCTCCGACCACCACGTGTTCCACGTGGCTGTGGAGATGCAGAGAGAGGtcttggagcagctgcaggtctTGGCTGAAGCCCTCCTGTTGTCCAGGGACAGGCTGGAGTGA
- the BRD8 gene encoding bromodomain-containing protein 8 isoform X1: protein MAAGPGKHKLLSAGPTEPWSIREKLCLASSVMRSGDQNWVSVSRAIKPFAEPGRPPDWFSQKHCASQYSELLETTETPKRKRGEKGEVVETVEDVIVRKLTAERVEELKKIIKETQEKYRQLKKDAELIQAGHMDSRLEELCNEIMIKKKLEEEEAEVKRKATDAAYQARQAIKNPPRRLTGVMVRSPAGSTSPGGDYSLGDLSQPAGDEASPGVTPGTLPSTPVASFIGIPDTPPGSAPLDAPMTPVTDDSPQKKMLGQKATPPPSPLLSELLKKGSLLPTSPRLVGENEMAVASGHMNSSGVLLEVGSVLPVLHSGEMQSAPGAVPASPAASGAPTLSRLLEAGPAQFTSPLASFSAVASEPPAKLLPPPVEPVSQATIVMMPTLSAPAVVPPAAAAESVATVSQPEACVSMEAVADSHTVTVSMDSSEISMIIDSIKKECLGSGAGSTAGSSKDHCMDGKEDLDLAEKMDIAVSYTGEELDFDTVGNIIAIIEDKVDDHPEVLDAAVVEAALSSFCEDTDDPQTLPGPWEHSIRQEHEKQAQMPQVSVTVKQERLECEEPEAKGIQDLMGISELGSEIKTEIAEQDQSQLGPEETIPATARVTETPELRNQEIEEDQRAAVTSGETSEIKIESSQGDDAVLNPVKTETPPDDDSSPPQVPNVSEDSSQADVQHKFELSESMKEEAQALFRSQMKDGQGEEDDEDGASEAASLEEPKEEDQGEGYLSEMDNEPPVSESDDGFSVHNAPLQSHALADSIPSSPASSQFSVCSEDQEAIQAQKIWKKAIMLVWRAAANHRYANVFLQPVTDDIAPGYHSIVQRPMDLSTIKKNIENGLIRTTAEFQRDIMLMFQNAVMYNSSDHDVYHMAVEMQRDVLEQIQQFLATQLMMQTSESGISAKSLRGRDSTRKQDASEKDSVPMGSPAFLLSLFDGGTRGRRCAIEADMKMKK from the exons atggcggcggggccgggga AGCACAAGCTGCTGAGCGCCGGCCCCACCGAGCCCTGGTCCATCCGTGAGAAGCTCTGCCTGGCCTCCTCTGTCATGCGCAGCGGCGACCAGAACTG GGTCTCAGTCAGCAGAGCCATCAAACCTTTTGCAGAGCCAGGACGCCCACCTGACTGGTTTTCCCAAAAG CACTGTGCATCTCAGTACTCAGAGCTCTTGGAGACCACAGAGACCCCAAA AAGAAAACGTGGTGAGAAGGGAGAAGTTGTGGAGACAGTGGAAGATGTTATTGTGCGGAAACTGACTGCAGAGAGGGTTGAGGAGttgaagaaaattattaaagaaacacaggaaaaatacAG GCAACTCAAGAAGGATGCAGAGCTGATCCAGGCCGGACACATGGACAGCAGACTGGAGGAGCTGTGCAATGAGATTATGAT aaagaaaaaactggaagaggaggaggcagaAGTCAAGAGGAAGGCTACAGATGCTGCTTATCAGG CTCGCCAGGCCATTAAGAACCCACCTCGAAGGCTGACGGGGGTGATGGTTCGTTCTCCTGCAGGCTCCACCTCCCCGGGCGGGGATTATTCCCTCGGAGATCTGTCCCAGCCCGCTGGGGATGAGGCCAGCCCAGGG gTCACGCCAGGGACATTGCCCAGCACCCCAGTTGCCTCCTTCATTGGAATCCCTGACAcccctccaggctctgctcccctggaTGCCCCCATGACCCCAGTCACTGATGATTCACCCCAGAAAAAGATGCTAGGACAAAAAGCAACTCCgcctccttcccctctgctctcagagctgctgaagAAGGGCAGTCTTCTGCCCACAAGCCCCAGGCTG GTTGGTGAAAACGAAATGGCAGTGGCTTCTGGTCACATGAACAGCTCTGGAGTGCTGCTGGAGGTAGGAAGTGTCCTGCCAGTGCTGCACAGTGGGGAAATGCAGTCAGCacctggtgctgtccctgcatctcCAGCTGCTTCAG GTGCTCCTACGCTTTCCCGGCTTTTAGAAGCTGGTCCTGCACAGTTCACCTCACCTCTTGCTTCCTTCTCCGCTGTTGCCAGCGAGCCTCCAGCTAAGCTCCTGCCACCCCCCGTAGAGCCTGTGTCCCAGGCCACTATTGTCATGATGCCCACGCTGTCAGCACCAGCCGTtgtgccaccagctgcagctgcagagagcgtaGCCACAG TGAGCCAGCCTGAAGCCTGCGTTTCCATGGAGGCAGTGGCTGATTCCCATACTGTGACAGTGTCCATGGACAGCAGTGAAATATCAATGATCATTGATTCCATCAAGAAAGAGTGCCTGGGttctggggctggcagcactgcaggatctTCCAAAGATCACTGCATGGATGGGAAAGAAGATCTGGATTTGGCTGAAAAAATGGATATTGCAGTGTCCTATACGGGGGAAGAGCTGGACTTTGATACGGTTGGAAATATTATAGCCATCATTGAGGACAAG GTAGACGACCACCCTGAAGTCCTGGATGCAGCAGTTGTTGAAGCTGCTCTGTCTTCTTTCTGTGAAGATACCGATGACCCTCAGACCCTTCCTGGCCCATGGGAGCATTCAATTCGTCAGGAACATGAGAAACAGGCCCAGATGCCACAAGTGTCTGTGACTGTGAAGCAGGAGAGACTGGAGTGTGAGGAGCCAGAGGCAAAGGGAATTCAAGACCTAATGGGCATCAGTGAGCTGGGGTCAGAAATAAAGACTGAAATTGCAGAGCAGGACCAGAGTCAGCTGGGCCCTGAAGAAACCATACCAGCAACTGCAAGAGTGACAGAAACTCCAGAGCTTAGAAACCAAGAGATAGAAGAAGATCAAAGAGCAGCTGTAACATCGGGAGAGACTTCTGAAATCAAAATAGAGTCGTCCCAGGGAGATGATGCAGTGCTCAATCCAGTGAAGACAGAG ACCCCACCTGATGATGATTCATCCCCTCCACAAGTCCCAAATGTGAGTGAAGACTCCTCACAGGCTGATGTTCAGCACAAATTTGAGCTGTCAG AATCAATGAAGGAGGAGGCCCAAGCCCTGTTTAGGAGTCAGATGAAG GATGGGCAGGGtgaggaggatgatgaggacGGTGCCAGTGAGGCTGCCAGTTTGGAGGAGCCCAAAGAAGAAGACCAGGGTGAGGGGTATCTCTCAGAGATGGATAACGAGCCCCCCGTGAGTGAGAGCGACGACGGCTTCAGCGTCCACAACGCGCCCCTGCAGTCGCACGCGCTCGCCGActccatccccagcagcccGGCCTCCTCGCAGTT CTCAGTGTGCAGTGAGGATCAGGAGGCAATACAGGCTCAGAAGATCTGGAAGAAAGCCATCATGCTGgtttggagagcagcagctaATCACAG gtATGCCAATGTCTTCTTACAGCCTGTAACTGATGACATAGCACCAGGCTACCACAGCATCGTGCAGAG GCCAATGGATTTATCTACCATCAAAAAGAACATTGAGAATGGGCTGATCCGAACCACAGCCGAGTTCCAGCGGGACATTATGCTGATGTTTCAGAATGCAGTGATGTACAACAGCTCTGACCATGATGTGTACCACATGGCTGTGGAGATGCAGAGAGATGTCCTGGAGCAGATCCAG CAATTTCTGGCCACACAACTGATGATGCAAACatcagagtcagggatcagtgCAAAGAGCCTGCGGGGGCGAGACTCCACTCGCAAGCAGGATGCTTCAGAGAAG GACAGTGTCCCAATGggctctcctgccttccttctctctctcttt GACGGAGGCACCAGAGGGCGGCGCTGCGCCATCGAGGCAGACATGAAGATGAAGAAATGA
- the BRD8 gene encoding bromodomain-containing protein 8 isoform X2 yields MAAGPGKHKLLSAGPTEPWSIREKLCLASSVMRSGDQNWVSVSRAIKPFAEPGRPPDWFSQKHCASQYSELLETTETPKRKRGEKGEVVETVEDVIVRKLTAERVEELKKIIKETQEKYRQLKKDAELIQAGHMDSRLEELCNEIMIKKKLEEEEAEVKRKATDAAYQARQAIKNPPRRLTGVMVRSPAGSTSPGGDYSLGDLSQPAGDEASPGVGENEMAVASGHMNSSGVLLEVGSVLPVLHSGEMQSAPGAVPASPAASGAPTLSRLLEAGPAQFTSPLASFSAVASEPPAKLLPPPVEPVSQATIVMMPTLSAPAVVPPAAAAESVATVSQPEACVSMEAVADSHTVTVSMDSSEISMIIDSIKKECLGSGAGSTAGSSKDHCMDGKEDLDLAEKMDIAVSYTGEELDFDTVGNIIAIIEDKVDDHPEVLDAAVVEAALSSFCEDTDDPQTLPGPWEHSIRQEHEKQAQMPQVSVTVKQERLECEEPEAKGIQDLMGISELGSEIKTEIAEQDQSQLGPEETIPATARVTETPELRNQEIEEDQRAAVTSGETSEIKIESSQGDDAVLNPVKTETPPDDDSSPPQVPNVSEDSSQADVQHKFELSESMKEEAQALFRSQMKDGQGEEDDEDGASEAASLEEPKEEDQGEGYLSEMDNEPPVSESDDGFSVHNAPLQSHALADSIPSSPASSQFSVCSEDQEAIQAQKIWKKAIMLVWRAAANHRYANVFLQPVTDDIAPGYHSIVQRPMDLSTIKKNIENGLIRTTAEFQRDIMLMFQNAVMYNSSDHDVYHMAVEMQRDVLEQIQQFLATQLMMQTSESGISAKSLRGRDSTRKQDASEKDSVPMGSPAFLLSLFDGGTRGRRCAIEADMKMKK; encoded by the exons atggcggcggggccgggga AGCACAAGCTGCTGAGCGCCGGCCCCACCGAGCCCTGGTCCATCCGTGAGAAGCTCTGCCTGGCCTCCTCTGTCATGCGCAGCGGCGACCAGAACTG GGTCTCAGTCAGCAGAGCCATCAAACCTTTTGCAGAGCCAGGACGCCCACCTGACTGGTTTTCCCAAAAG CACTGTGCATCTCAGTACTCAGAGCTCTTGGAGACCACAGAGACCCCAAA AAGAAAACGTGGTGAGAAGGGAGAAGTTGTGGAGACAGTGGAAGATGTTATTGTGCGGAAACTGACTGCAGAGAGGGTTGAGGAGttgaagaaaattattaaagaaacacaggaaaaatacAG GCAACTCAAGAAGGATGCAGAGCTGATCCAGGCCGGACACATGGACAGCAGACTGGAGGAGCTGTGCAATGAGATTATGAT aaagaaaaaactggaagaggaggaggcagaAGTCAAGAGGAAGGCTACAGATGCTGCTTATCAGG CTCGCCAGGCCATTAAGAACCCACCTCGAAGGCTGACGGGGGTGATGGTTCGTTCTCCTGCAGGCTCCACCTCCCCGGGCGGGGATTATTCCCTCGGAGATCTGTCCCAGCCCGCTGGGGATGAGGCCAGCCCAGGG GTTGGTGAAAACGAAATGGCAGTGGCTTCTGGTCACATGAACAGCTCTGGAGTGCTGCTGGAGGTAGGAAGTGTCCTGCCAGTGCTGCACAGTGGGGAAATGCAGTCAGCacctggtgctgtccctgcatctcCAGCTGCTTCAG GTGCTCCTACGCTTTCCCGGCTTTTAGAAGCTGGTCCTGCACAGTTCACCTCACCTCTTGCTTCCTTCTCCGCTGTTGCCAGCGAGCCTCCAGCTAAGCTCCTGCCACCCCCCGTAGAGCCTGTGTCCCAGGCCACTATTGTCATGATGCCCACGCTGTCAGCACCAGCCGTtgtgccaccagctgcagctgcagagagcgtaGCCACAG TGAGCCAGCCTGAAGCCTGCGTTTCCATGGAGGCAGTGGCTGATTCCCATACTGTGACAGTGTCCATGGACAGCAGTGAAATATCAATGATCATTGATTCCATCAAGAAAGAGTGCCTGGGttctggggctggcagcactgcaggatctTCCAAAGATCACTGCATGGATGGGAAAGAAGATCTGGATTTGGCTGAAAAAATGGATATTGCAGTGTCCTATACGGGGGAAGAGCTGGACTTTGATACGGTTGGAAATATTATAGCCATCATTGAGGACAAG GTAGACGACCACCCTGAAGTCCTGGATGCAGCAGTTGTTGAAGCTGCTCTGTCTTCTTTCTGTGAAGATACCGATGACCCTCAGACCCTTCCTGGCCCATGGGAGCATTCAATTCGTCAGGAACATGAGAAACAGGCCCAGATGCCACAAGTGTCTGTGACTGTGAAGCAGGAGAGACTGGAGTGTGAGGAGCCAGAGGCAAAGGGAATTCAAGACCTAATGGGCATCAGTGAGCTGGGGTCAGAAATAAAGACTGAAATTGCAGAGCAGGACCAGAGTCAGCTGGGCCCTGAAGAAACCATACCAGCAACTGCAAGAGTGACAGAAACTCCAGAGCTTAGAAACCAAGAGATAGAAGAAGATCAAAGAGCAGCTGTAACATCGGGAGAGACTTCTGAAATCAAAATAGAGTCGTCCCAGGGAGATGATGCAGTGCTCAATCCAGTGAAGACAGAG ACCCCACCTGATGATGATTCATCCCCTCCACAAGTCCCAAATGTGAGTGAAGACTCCTCACAGGCTGATGTTCAGCACAAATTTGAGCTGTCAG AATCAATGAAGGAGGAGGCCCAAGCCCTGTTTAGGAGTCAGATGAAG GATGGGCAGGGtgaggaggatgatgaggacGGTGCCAGTGAGGCTGCCAGTTTGGAGGAGCCCAAAGAAGAAGACCAGGGTGAGGGGTATCTCTCAGAGATGGATAACGAGCCCCCCGTGAGTGAGAGCGACGACGGCTTCAGCGTCCACAACGCGCCCCTGCAGTCGCACGCGCTCGCCGActccatccccagcagcccGGCCTCCTCGCAGTT CTCAGTGTGCAGTGAGGATCAGGAGGCAATACAGGCTCAGAAGATCTGGAAGAAAGCCATCATGCTGgtttggagagcagcagctaATCACAG gtATGCCAATGTCTTCTTACAGCCTGTAACTGATGACATAGCACCAGGCTACCACAGCATCGTGCAGAG GCCAATGGATTTATCTACCATCAAAAAGAACATTGAGAATGGGCTGATCCGAACCACAGCCGAGTTCCAGCGGGACATTATGCTGATGTTTCAGAATGCAGTGATGTACAACAGCTCTGACCATGATGTGTACCACATGGCTGTGGAGATGCAGAGAGATGTCCTGGAGCAGATCCAG CAATTTCTGGCCACACAACTGATGATGCAAACatcagagtcagggatcagtgCAAAGAGCCTGCGGGGGCGAGACTCCACTCGCAAGCAGGATGCTTCAGAGAAG GACAGTGTCCCAATGggctctcctgccttccttctctctctcttt GACGGAGGCACCAGAGGGCGGCGCTGCGCCATCGAGGCAGACATGAAGATGAAGAAATGA
- the NHP2 gene encoding H/ACA ribonucleoprotein complex subunit 2 encodes MAREKPEAAAEAEATPELSYREQLDFLNPIAQPLASRKLTRKLLKCIRKATKHKQLRRGVKEVQKFINKGEKGITVLAGDTLPIDVYCHIPIMCEDRSLPYAYVPSKTDLGAAAGSKRPTCVILIKPHEEYQEAYDECLEEVSALPLPL; translated from the exons ATGGCGCGGGAGAAGCCGGAGGCGGCGGCCGAGGCGGAGGCCACACCGGAGCTCTCGTACCGGGAGCAGCTCGACTTCCTGAACCCCATCGCGCAGCCGCTCGCGTCCCGCAAACTCACCCGAAAGCTGCTCAAGTGCATCAGGAAAG CGACCAAGCACAAGCAGCTCCGCCGCGGCGTGAAGGAGGTGCAGAAGTTCATCAACAAGGGCGAGAAGGG GATCACGGTGCTGGCCGGGGACACGCTGCCCATCGATGTCTACTGCCACATCCCCATTATGTGCGAGGACAGGAGCCTCCCGTACGCATACGTCCCTTCCAAAACG gacctgggagctgcagctggctcCAAGCGCCCGACCTGTGTCATCCTGATCAAGCCCCACGAGGAGTACCAGGAGGCTTACGACGAGTGCCTGGAGGAGGTGTCGGCCCTTCCCCTGCCGCTGTGA